GGGAGCTTCCCGCAAGGAGCGCCAAATAATCGCTTCAAAGTCCCCAGCGACTTCCTGAGCGAGTTTCACCGAGAGCGCCGTTTTCCCAATTCCACCAATTCCCAAGAGGACAACCACCCGACAGCGATCTCGAATCATCCATTGTTTCAGAGTCTCCAATTCATCATTGCGTCCGTGAAAAATGGACACATCGGGCGCTTCTCCCCAGTCTTGTTTGTTAGTAGGGACAATTTCACCCATATTTTCGGTTTCCCAGGTAGGGGCGGGTTCACCAACATTTTCGCTTTCCCACCCAGATCTTTGTGAACCCGCCCTTACAGAACCCATACCTACAGAACCCGCCCCTACATCTGGGTGGGTTAGGGGAGGTATCTTGACTAATTCCGGTTTGCATGTGAAGAAGATGGAGATCAGGTAATATCGTTGGGTCGTGCTATTACCGCGAATGCCGAATTTGTGATAGATGTTGCGGATCTGTTTGCGAATGGTTCCGGGATTTTTGTCCAGGAAGGCGGCAATTTCTTCATCCGTTTGGTTCTGGAGGAACTGCTGCAATACGGGTTTTTCTTGGGTGGAGAGGCGATCGCATTTTTCCTCAAACGCCTCGGCACTAATACTCTGGAAGTTGTTCAGGTAGGGAATATTCACCAACTCCGGCTTATAGTGGAAAATCTGTAACTGGAATCATTCCTGAAATCGTTCGCGCTGATAGCTCTTTGGCGACAGGAAATTACCAAGTAGCACAAACCTCAACCAAGGAACTGGACTTCACTCAATTGGAGGAGGCACCAGAGCTTCAGCAGCTAATGGGAGATGTGATGAAAATGCTGGCAGAAACGTCTTACACTGCCGGAGAATCTGCTCTAGAGGAACAAGATTTTCAAGGAGCAATGAATCATTTTAATCAGGCGATTGAAATGTACTCGGAATATGCTGAAGCCTATGCGGGTCGAGGTGTAGCTCGCGCTCAATTGGGTGATAAATCCGGTGCTGTTTCCGATCTGCAAACTGCCGCCAGTTTGTTCCAAAAACAAGGCAATACCGAAGCCTACCAGCAGATTCAGCAAGTCTTACAAGGACGGTAATTTCATACGTTAATTTTTTCTAGAGGTGATATTTGAAATGTTGAAGAAATTACTAGGCATAAGTTTGTTTTCTACAATTGCTATTTCTTCTAGCATTGTACTCGCTGCTCCTTCAATACCTAGACCCGATAAAAATGGTGACTATACCTATGTAAGAGAAGCAGATCGCTGGCGGGTTGTAGATTCAGAGGGTCTAAACTGCCGATCTCGTCCGGGAACTAGGTTTGTTGTTCTAGAGGTTAAACGGCCAGGCGCTGTTCTTAGGAGAACAATTGGTTCTCCTTCTATTCGTAACGATGGAAGAGGATTACCTTGGCTACTGGTTGAGGCGCGAGATGGTTCTCCTTGTTTTGTTAGGGCTAATCGTCGCTTTATTGAACCCATAGTAGAACGAGTAGAGCGCTCTCAAAGTTCTAGTAGACCTTCTCAATCCACTGAAGGATTTCTGCGCAATAAATTATCCGGTAGATGTTTGGATATTGCAGGTCGTCCAGGAGATGCTGGTCCAGCAAGACTTGGTGGTAATGCTGGTAGTAATGCCCAAATATGGGATTGTTCATACGATAATCCTCAACAAGACGATCATGTTTGGGTATTAAACTCACGAGGATACTTAATTGAAAAAAATTCAGGGCACTGCCTAGATGTAGTTGGCGCACCAGGAACTCACAACGGAGCTAATATTGCATTAGGTCTCTGTGAGTTTTCTGGTTATGCTGGTGGCGCTCGGACAGATCAACGCTGGGAACTTTTACGAGGAGGTTATCTCCGAAACATGGTCTCAGGTAGATGCATTGATGTTGCTGGATCGCCTGGAGTAAATAACGGTACAAATGTCCAACTAACTAGGTGTGAATTGTCTGGTGAGTCTGGTGGAGGTCGGAGCGATCAGCGATGGGAATTTGTTTCTCGTTAAAGATCTTCGGGTTCAAGCAACTCTTAACGACCTTCGGCTTCATTGAATACCAACAGTTCTCTAAAAAGAAGCAGTTTGCTGTTCGCCAAAGCTCCTAGGACTTCAAGTAGCCGATCTCAGTGAAAGAACTGAAGAAATGCGATCGCCTTTCTGGGTGTCGAGGAGGCGATCTCGACAACCAAAATAATCTTTTGTACACAATAATCCACATTATCAACTCATGCAAAAGCCAAATTTTTTGCACAAATTATTGATTGTTTTACCCTTGCTACTAAGTTCATTCTTGCTACCGAAACCGGCTCAAGCTAAATTACAGGCAAGAGATGCTTCTGTCAACAATCTACCTACGGGTAATCTTGTCAATTACTACGGCGTAAAACTCTGTTTTGGATCTATAATGAGAAACTATATACCCAGAGGCAACCAATCTTATTCAGGACATTTTTCAACACACTTTTTTGTCGGCAAGCTACATGATGGATATTGCAATTATCCATTGAATGGTTCAGAAGAACGAACATCTCATTATCGCGTTGCAATTGATGAAGACCATCAAGTTTTTTGGCGGCGTGATACAGCAGGAATAAGACAACTCCAAAATCAAGTCGGTAATAGAAAACTAAGATGGGTACCTATCCATCGCGGCAAAAGTGCATGTGGTGTTTATCACTTGAATGGTTATCACGTAGGGGAATTAACGCAAATTAAATCTGGCTCTAGATCTCGTCTTATTTGTAAAATTGGATTTGGAGGAAGGGTTGTAGAATTCCAACAAGGTGACTTTGATATTCCTATTTATGTTGAATAAAATATTGAATTATGTGATTTTTTGTTGAACTGCACTTCCAACTCTCAGATTTAGCAAATCCTACAAAAAGCCCGTTAAATTGAATTGGAGACACGCGATCGCCTTTCTGGGTGTCCGGAGGGCGATCGCTTCAAAACTCCAGAAGATATTAACAAATTTATCAAGTGATGTGTGTTTAGATGTTAAAAAAGTAAGTCATTAAAAATCAAGATTTAGTTCGCTTCCCAAAATCATGAGAACACTAAAGTTTTTGCG
The Roseofilum reptotaenium CS-1145 genome window above contains:
- a CDS encoding RICIN domain-containing protein: MLKKLLGISLFSTIAISSSIVLAAPSIPRPDKNGDYTYVREADRWRVVDSEGLNCRSRPGTRFVVLEVKRPGAVLRRTIGSPSIRNDGRGLPWLLVEARDGSPCFVRANRRFIEPIVERVERSQSSSRPSQSTEGFLRNKLSGRCLDIAGRPGDAGPARLGGNAGSNAQIWDCSYDNPQQDDHVWVLNSRGYLIEKNSGHCLDVVGAPGTHNGANIALGLCEFSGYAGGARTDQRWELLRGGYLRNMVSGRCIDVAGSPGVNNGTNVQLTRCELSGESGGGRSDQRWEFVSR